The sequence GAGATTGTAAGAAGAATTTTCTAAACACTGGATTATAACTACTAAATACTAACAACACAAAAGTATTGGATATCATCCTGAGAACAATAgacattcacttgagcatctgcaattaatggaaaaaatttcctaaaacatttaaaaagttGCATATTTACCTGATCATTTGAACCACTTGATAATCGCAGATCATTGGCGCAAATCCTCAATTGATCCAAATTCATATCTTCTGATGGTATGTATATTGCCAATAAGAAccatatctatgtatatatagattaatggtgttaacgttgaaattgttgatgcaactaaagagttacacccttttacagagaatatattctctacaactaaagagttacacactttaacagagaatatattatctTTAGACAGATAACAAAGGACAAGACAAGACATGAGCATGTTTATCACTATGCTAAGTAAAAACCAAAGATTTTTATAAACTTCAATAATAAATTCGAAACAAAGGCCAAAGGCTTAAATATATTGTAAGTCAAGAGTCAATGGTGTATATATAAGATGATTTATAGTCAAATGTACAAATTAGTACGGATTCAACTATTTCTAACTGACCATTGAAtgacaataaaaacaaaaatacataGATTCATAGGTATAGACATATAGAGTGAGTATAAATAGCAACACTCGGTAACAAATAGACAAAAAATGGTGAATGACACTTCCACTATTGATGGCCACATCTGGCGTTCAAATTGgttagataattttttttctttatctaaCATAATTTGATTATATTAATTTGCGAGCTTAAAGTATGTGAGGAGACAATGATTTATTCATTAAACGCACATTTACGCATGTTACATCTTTATTTTTCCACTACTCATACAAATTACGTAAATTATAACATAATGGTTTcagaagaaaatataaaacTACTACACTGATTGTATGCTACAAGTTGTTCGGTATATAGTGTAACTCATGCAATTGCACAATCGTACCTGTATCTAgaccattgaatcataatgggaggcatcggaTAACCCTCTGTCAAGGCAACCTAGATGAAGCGATTATTATTAATGAACTCGATAGTAATAGTAACATGTTCATGTGGCGGTGGAGGCATTGATCGCAGTGGTAGAAATGTCAAGCATTGTTCAGAACTAATAAGATGTAATACGATATTGTACCTTGAAACAATCAAGTGACCCATGTTTGGCATTGTCATCAAGTTCTGAAGTGGTGTTGGTCTATCTGATTCTCAAAAGTTCAGTGAAGTGTAAATGGAACATGCCcgatcataaccaccaaatagatcGACGTACTCTGCCCAAAATGTCCTTAATTCATCAATCAAGTTTTGTCAGACACTGATCCATGCATCCTCGCCAAGACCAAGCAACCCAGTAACAGCCCGAAATCCACAATTTCCATAAGCTCTTACGTCTTTTACGaacataatgtaaggatgcaattTAGGTGGGAACTGACTAAGATATACATGCCTATGGTCAACCAAACTTGATCTTAAACTGCTTTGTGGAGGGAGTGGTGGAGTATTGTAGAGAGATAAACAACTGTGTCTACCTGGTTCCTAAGAATGTTCTATGAACATCTGTACCAGGCCTTGACTGATGCTTAAATTATTCTATGAACATCTGTAGCTCAACACGACAATCAAGATCATCCACTTCAGGAGAAACACATGGTAATAAGTCAagtttcttgttttatttcatttaccCAAATATCATCCTACCAACAATATAAATTCACTTTAATCTAtgcaattaatgaaaataattttcaaaaaattaaaaaatcatatatttaccttatcactagaACCATTTGACAATCTTAAATCTTCAGCCCAGAATTTTAGATGATACATTTTTTCTCAACCTCATATGAGAGAAGGTGaatataaacaaagaaaaaatagacGGAACATGTATAAAAAGTTTACATATGTTGTTATTATaatatattgtatatgtattATTGACACACAAATAATACAGGTACACATTTCAATAAACATTGAGCGCGCATAATATTCACCTTTTTTCAGAATCGTAAAAGAAATTTTACcgaacaaagaaaaaatacaattatcaCGTGAACACAGATAGACAAACAAATAGTTGTGTTAGTAACACATGCGGAATTAATCACGTGAACATAGATATTTGTCTTGTCCCCATTCATTTTCCGAGGAAAACCGAACTTGTGTCATCATTTGtaagtaacatttttttttgtttttaaaaaaagagagcaatTAATCACTTTGTTTTTAGTGCCGACATCATTATcaaataacattttttattttttttaaaaagagaatCATCATTACACTTTTATGAATTTGACTAGATAAGGGGTGTCGAAAGTAAAAAGGGGGTGCAAATAGCAACACCTTATTTTATAGGGATTAGAGGTCATAAAACATCGGACCGGGCTTGTAATAGAAATTTAGGATAAAACATGAAATGAGTTGGGCCGGGCTGAAATTAGATAGGGTTGTTTTTTAGCCTCAAACTCTGCCAACATGACTACTTGCATGAAatcgaaaaaaataaataaagtaaatTCAGGTAGATGCTAGGCATGGACAGGGTTACTTGCTCTAGCAAAAAAAACCATAAGTGCGTTTGGTAGCGCGGTTGAATTAATTTTCATTGTTAGGAGAAAAGTTGTGGGAAAAAAGTTAAgcttaaagttgtgaaatatgctgtgaagtgtttggtgaactaaagtAGATGCTAGTGGATAAACTGTTGAATAAAAATAGTATCTTAAacttaataatattatatttacgattttataataaattaatttattaaattaaatttattattagattaatttcaagcataaattataaatattaaatttaaaattatattaaattttttatcattacatCTTATATTATATCAACTTTTATTACatttaatgtgtttttttttttaattttttataaatattaaatttaatttataatatcaatGAGAAAAATTTATATAAGTTAAATTAAAAGTATACTTTTGTCGATTATTAAAACTTTGGAGCCCacattagtttttttaaaaaataaaagacctAATGATTTACATTGGGTCcatgtgaatttattttttaaaaaaaaaaaaaaaaaaacctttcccAGCTCtcaaaagaagctcccaatgGGAGCTTCAATTTTTTAAGCGAATCCGCTGACATATAGCTAGGGGATCCATTTGCGATTCCACCTTACCAAATAGGTGGAATCTCTACTCTTGTTAACACCATCTTTTTGCTAGCACATCAACAACTTCCTTCTTCTCTCACAATATTATGATGTATCATGTGTGATATAATGTGGGTGGCTGGCTGATTGGTGGCATCTTGCGCTTAATTATACATGATTGGACGAGCTGTTTAGCCAATTGATCACCTCTATTTGGACTCCGTTTGGTGTTGTTGTGTGACATTGATATTTTAAGGCAACTCCAACAAGGGTATAAAAATGGGTATGCATAATTGTACTATTCATATTtgaataatgtttttttttgaaacggggaggGGATATTTGAATAGTGTTATGCAAAATCATCTGCGTATTTTGATTGTAGCCCACTTCAACAATGGATATGCAAAATGAGTTTCTACTTTATTTACCCCTATATTTTAAATCATGTGTCATTTAATCTATAAATATGTTGACCCTCTCATTCATCATTATATACCAAATTATTTAAACACAGAAACCTTATTCACAAATTTCTCCATAGATCATCCAAGTCCTAGTTCTGAGATTTTGAGGGAATTCATTGCTTTTGACTCTAACACTGAAGATGAGTTGTAGCAGCTTTTTACTGCATAAGAGATAGACTATCAACAAGCAAGTGGAAGGAGACAAAGGCCATAGAATAATTCATTGCAATCATGTTGACGGTTACACCAGATTGTGGAATGACTATTGCAAGCCAAATCCGATTTACCACGAAGGTCTATTCAGAAGAAAATTTCAAATGAGTCGAAATCTTTTTCTCCACATTGCAAATGTTATAGTAGCGCATGATGCATATTTTGCCTAGATACGAAATGCAACTACAGTTCTAGGGCTTTATGCTCTTCAAAATTAAGATTACCGCGGCGATTAGGATCCTTGTATACGAGAGTCCAACATGTTCTTTGGATGAGTACATACAAATCAACGAGAGCATTGCAATTGCTAGTCTAAGATCATTTGTAAAAGGAGTTGTCGCAATCTTTGGGGAAAGGTACCTGAGGGCGCCCGATCAAGACGGTACATCATTTATGAGCACATAACGAGGAACATGGTTTTCCTAATATGCTTGAAAGTATTGATTGTATACACTAACAATTGAGAAATTGCCCAACTGTCTGGCAAGGGACATACACCCGTCATTATCATATGTTGACCATTATTTTGGAAGCTGTGACATCTCGTGATCTTTGGATTTGGTATGATGGATTTGGAATGCCAGGGTCTCTAAATATCATCAACGTGCTACAAAACTCACCTATATTTGGTGCACTAGTTAATGGAAGTGCTCATGAAGCAAATTACATGATTACTACAATATGGGATATTATCTCACATATGGAAAATTACATGATTAATGGTAATCAATACAATATGGAATATTATCTCGCACATAGAATATATCTCCGTTGGTCTACATTTGTGAGAACAATTCCATGCCCACAATGGCCAAAAAGAAAACACTTCACTAAAATGCAAGAATCTACTCGGAAGGACGTAGAGTGTGTTTTTGGGGTCCTACAAGTGCGTTTTGCCATCACTCATGGACCGGCAAGATTCAGGGACGTCGATACGCTTGGTGATATTATGAAGCTTGCAGTGGGACTAAGAAAACCAGTTGCGTGTTTTACAGTCAAAAGAATAGGCAAACAAACAACAAGAAGTATCAGTTGAACAACATTTTTTACATGTTCTGTAATCTTtacatcttaaaaaaaaaaaaaactcgcctTAGCCGAATAGCTTCTAAATGCCCTTTTCTTTCCCTATTCTCCATTTTGCTTAGCAAATAACAGGGAAAAAACAGAATGTGTCAAACTGTCAATGCAGTTAGCTCATGAAAGTAGAAACAGTTCTGGAGTTTCTTAGATCATTCTTCCTTGAGAACTCTATTCACAAGAACAGGCTCCTCACAGAAAACAGGCCTAGTTACAGCTACTGCCATAAGAAAATGGTAAAAATAGCACCATTTCATGAAAATCCATAATCAATTGAGCATTGTCATCGATGATTTAGACAGAAGTGTATGACCTCTTTCAGCAACTCCATTCACAGAAAAACAATGTAGCATTTGGAATACCTTATGCATACCTATCCCCATCACTTCTGGGATCAAAACTTGAGGCTTTGACACATCAAGTCAAATATACTATGAGTAATCAAAACATAGTTTCTGAAAATTTGCATCTTCTACCAAGAAACGTAATTGCAAACAACAACTTAATCCTATGTAAAAGGTAATTACTTGAAAATGTAGGAAACCTTACCCAACAGCTACCTGTTTATTGATATCCCATCTTGCCCTGCAATCACGGTTCTCGATTTCACACCCCATCATTGGAACCCTACATAAAAAATTCTGAACATATCAAAATAGATAATCTTAAACAAATATCACTCAAATAGTAAAACAAAAGAATAACATATTGTGTTTTTCAATAACAGACATCACGCAGAAAACTAAAAATCTGAATGACGTTCAGAATCAGAAATCTAGTCTACGATGTTCGACAAGAATAGCCAAATATAATATGATCATAATTGCCATGGAGTAATAGTACCTTCTCTTTCTCAGTTCCTTCCATACTACAATTATCCTCTTTTTTTCCCAGCCTCTTTTACTGAATGTTctcttttttcaaatttttgttgcCTTGGTCAAGCAAGAACAAGCTCTCCACAAAAGTGTCTAGATAATGAAAGCCTTCATAACTGCGAATTCCAACATTTTTCATTTGATGGCTCTCAGGATGAAACAAAAGCAGCAAGTCCCCGGACGTTTCAAATACCAATTTGCCGTTTACCCAAAAGCCCAAGCACTCCCGCAGAAGAATTCTACCACGAAATGGACACGCCTTACGACAGAAATTGATACAAGGAGAAGATCGTCCTGGCATATGGGAACATAAACATTATATACCAACTGTTTAAGATTGGTTAATTTTGAAAACCATAAATCTCTGCAATTCCCCGAAAGTTGGACTATATTAAAGGATCATGATTGGGTACCATCAAATACAAATAACATACAAAATTATCGCAAATCCCATCAGTTCTAAGCAATGTATGCACCAACAAGAAGGCAAGCTTGTTTTCACTCCGAAATAATTAAAGCCAACGGGATCCATGCAGCAGGACTAGTTGGCCATCTCAGAAAGTTATCTTCCAGCACTTCAAGTTGATGTGGCAAAGATCTATTATTTACCACCTGTCTAAAGCCATCACCAAAATTCCTAGAAAAGTCATATTAGACAAATCCAGGTATTTTCAAAGAAGCAATTGTACTCAAATAGAGAAAGTGAAGGACTTAAAGCCACAAAATTTGCATGGGAGTTCAGGAACAATAATGCTTCAGATAAAGACCCTCAATTCGACCAGCAGTTTTATGGGAAAAGCTTAGCTCTAGAAATTCCATAAGAGCTAAAATACTTGCACAGTAACTGTTTGAGAAAATCTTCAAAGCAAGATTACACATCCTAGCTTCAGGGTGAGGTATACTGTTGAAGCAGTTACAGGTTCCACATATATGAACTGAAATGAGGGTAATTTTATACAAAGTCTGAATGCCAATAACACTTCACAATTTGAACTGACGAGGAAGATGACCCCATCTGCTCTGCAATCTCAGGATCTCTTTTGCAAAACCTTGATTCCCTGTTAGCAACAGCCCATTTAAAACCTGATTGAAAGTAAACTTTCGCGGTAGAAATCCTCTATCAACCATCTTAATCAACAACTTCCCTGCCATCAATAAATCATCTGACTTCTTCCTTACAAACATTGCACCTATCAAAATATTAAATGTATCCAAATTGGGCAAGCAATTTCCACTATCCATTTTTTCAAAAACATCCAAACCCCTCTCTATATCTCCAGCATCACAAGAGTATCGGATTACAAGATTGTATGTCTGAACATTTGGCTCACACTCATCTTCCTTCATTCTTCCCATAAACTCCATCGCTCTCTGCATCTCACCTGTGTGACACAACCCTCTGATCAACAGATTGTAAGTAATTGTATTGGGAACATATCCTTTCTTGACCATATCCTCAAAGACCAGTAGAGCATTTTCCACACTATCTTTCTTGCACAGCACCTGAATCAAAGCATTAAAGGTTGCAACAGAAGGAAGAACCCCTTCCATCGTCATTTCATCAAAAATCTTTCTAGCTTTCTTGATCTCACCCACAACACCAAAGCCGTGAACCATAGTAGTATAAGTAACAACATCAATCTCACACTTTCTCCTCTTCATCTCCAAAAGGAAATCCCAAGCTTCCTTTGTCTGACCAGCTCTAAGATATCCTTTAAGCATTATATTATAAGTGGTCAAGTTTGGGCTCAATCCCCTCTGCACCATCTCCTTTAACACCTCCAACGCCTTTGGCGTTCGCTTGATCAAACACCACCCATTTGCAATGATATTATAACTAACACAGTCAGCCTTAAACCTTCCCCTCAAAGTCCTGAAAAAATTATGCGCCATCTCAACCCGTTTGGACTTACACAACACATCAAGGATCGTATTGAATGAATTTAAATCCTGTAAGCAGCCGTAATTGTGCATAGACAAGAACAGCTTAACTGCCCTATCGGGTTTCCCAGCAGAAACATACCTTTCGGCGAGGACTGCAAAGGTCCTTGGAGATGGTCCGAGACGGCGCGATCGCATCCGGACGAGGAGAGCCCAGGCAGACCGGAAGTCGCGGAGGCGGGCAGAGATGTCGATGGCGTGATCGTAGGAGGAGGGATGGTGGCAGTAGGAAGGGTGGTGGTCGAGAACTTTGAAGAATTGAAGGGCCTTGGGTCCGTGGTTCCATAGGCGCTTGAGGATGCTGTTGACAAGAGCTTGTGTCCATTGAATGGAAGGGGAATGGAGAGCCTGTGCAAGGGTTCGGTGGTTGGTGGAGGTAAGAATGAGGTTGGCCAAGGCGGTGTCTTGTGGTGGTGGCGGAGCGGTGGTGAGGT is a genomic window of Tripterygium wilfordii isolate XIE 37 chromosome 16, ASM1340144v1, whole genome shotgun sequence containing:
- the LOC119981472 gene encoding pentatricopeptide repeat-containing protein At1g74900, mitochondrial isoform X1; protein product: MFNSLPRTIPRPYLLTRHHLTTAPPPPQDTALANLILTSTNHRTLAQALHSPSIQWTQALVNSILKRLWNHGPKALQFFKVLDHHPSYCHHPSSYDHAIDISARLRDFRSAWALLVRMRSRRLGPSPRTFAVLAERYVSAGKPDRAVKLFLSMHNYGCLQDLNSFNTILDVLCKSKRVEMAHNFFRTLRGRFKADCVSYNIIANGWCLIKRTPKALEVLKEMVQRGLSPNLTTYNIMLKGYLRAGQTKEAWDFLLEMKRRKCEIDVVTYTTMVHGFGVVGEIKKARKIFDEMTMEGVLPSVATFNALIQVLCKKDSVENALLVFEDMVKKGYVPNTITYNLLIRGLCHTGEMQRAMEFMGRMKEDECEPNVQTYNLVIRYSCDAGDIERGLDVFEKMDSGNCLPNLDTFNILIGAMFVRKKSDDLLMAGKLLIKMVDRGFLPRKFTFNQVLNGLLLTGNQGFAKEILRLQSRWGHLPRQFKL
- the LOC119981472 gene encoding pentatricopeptide repeat-containing protein At1g74900, mitochondrial isoform X2, translated to MFNSLPRTIPRPYLLTRHHLTTAPPPPQDTALANLILTSTNHRTLAQALHSPSIQWTQALVNSILKRLWNHGPKALQFFKVLDHHPSYCHHPSSYDHAIDISARLRDFRSAWALLVRMRSRRLGPSPRTFAVLAERTLRGRFKADCVSYNIIANGWCLIKRTPKALEVLKEMVQRGLSPNLTTYNIMLKGYLRAGQTKEAWDFLLEMKRRKCEIDVVTYTTMVHGFGVVGEIKKARKIFDEMTMEGVLPSVATFNALIQVLCKKDSVENALLVFEDMVKKGYVPNTITYNLLIRGLCHTGEMQRAMEFMGRMKEDECEPNVQTYNLVIRYSCDAGDIERGLDVFEKMDSGNCLPNLDTFNILIGAMFVRKKSDDLLMAGKLLIKMVDRGFLPRKFTFNQVLNGLLLTGNQGFAKEILRLQSRWGHLPRQFKL